The bacterium nucleotide sequence ATCAAAACCTGGAGAATCAACAAAAAGAGGATGACGTAAAGGGATAACTTCTTGCGATGTGGAATGCGGAACTAATGAATCAAGCGGAACTTGAGAAGACGCACCAGTACCTTGCGGCGTTTCTGCCGCTCCCGAAACTTCCAGAGGTATTTCCAATGCGCCACGCCCAGGTGGTGGTATGGGTGCCATAAAGCTCTTTCAACTTATTGGATTCAAAGGATTTATCAGCAAAAAGGATGCCCAAAACGCCCGTTTTTATTAAAATAAAACACTGTAATTTCAATAACTTAAATGCATACAAAGCCCATCAAGAGACTTGATAGCGTCAAAAAAGCTTTAATAGGCAAAAATTTTAAGCAGCCATCTCAATCATGCGGTTTAAGGGGATAAGTGCGCGGGCGGCAAGGCTAGGCTCAATATGAATTTCGGGGCTTTCGTTTTTTAAGCAATCGTAAAGTTTTTCTAAGGTATTAAGCTTCATGTGCGGGCAATTATTACAGGCACAACCATCCAAATCGGGACCCATAATAAAAGTTTTTTGAGGGCTTAATTTTTTCATCTGATGCTCAATACCCGCTTCGGTGAGCACAATAAAAGTTTTTGCTTCATCCTTTTGCGTAAATTCCAAAAGCTGACTGGTAGAACCAATAAAATCGGCCATGTTTAACAGTTGTTCTTCGCACTCGGGATGCGCCACAATTTTAGCTAACGGATGCTCTAATTTTAAACGTAAAATTTCTTTAACATTAAACGACATGTGCACAAAACAGCTACCCGGAAACATCACCATATCGCGCCCCAACTTTTTAGCCACATGGCGCCCCAAATGTTGATCGGGTCCAAAAAGTATTTTTTGATTTTGCGGAACTTTACTCGCAATTTTAACAGCATTGGCCGAGGTACAAATTACATCGCTTAAAGCTTTTACTTCAAGGCTTGAATTAACATAAGTCATCACAAAACTTCCGGGATGCTTTTGTTTAAAATGCTCAAACACGGGTGGCGTGCACGAATCGGCTAACGAGCAACCGGCATTAACATCAGGCAAAAGAACCTTTTTTTCCATATTATAAACCTTGATGGTTTCGGCCATAAATTTTACGCCACACACCACTACAATGGGATTTTTTTGCTTATTGGCGTAAAGCGCCATGCCGTAGCTATCGCCCACATAATCGGCCAAATCCTGAATTTCGCCGTCTTGATAATAATGCGCAATAATGAGCGCGTTTTTTTCTTTTTTTAATTTTTTAATTTCTTCAAACATTTAATTTTTATGTTTAATCAATTTTAAACTAAGCCCGCCGGCCTCAAATAAAATCCACATAGGAAGCGCCAATAACACTTGCGAGATCACATCGGGGCCGGGAGTTAACACAGCGGCCACCACAAACAAAATAACAATCACATAACGTCTGTAAGCTTTAATATGGGCCGAGGTTAAAATGCCCAATTTGCCCAGTAAAAAAATA carries:
- the nadA gene encoding quinolinate synthase NadA, which encodes MFEEIKKLKKEKNALIIAHYYQDGEIQDLADYVGDSYGMALYANKQKNPIVVVCGVKFMAETIKVYNMEKKVLLPDVNAGCSLADSCTPPVFEHFKQKHPGSFVMTYVNSSLEVKALSDVICTSANAVKIASKVPQNQKILFGPDQHLGRHVAKKLGRDMVMFPGSCFVHMSFNVKEILRLKLEHPLAKIVAHPECEEQLLNMADFIGSTSQLLEFTQKDEAKTFIVLTEAGIEHQMKKLSPQKTFIMGPDLDGCACNNCPHMKLNTLEKLYDCLKNESPEIHIEPSLAARALIPLNRMIEMAA